The nucleotide sequence AGGATTGATACCTCTTCCTTCACTTCCCATTACTAGCGCGGTAGGCTGATTTAAATTAGTGTCATATAACGTTGTATCACTTTTTTCTGTTGCTGCTACCACATTTACACCAGATCCCTGTAAGTAATATATGGCGTCTTTAATATGATTCACTTTACAAATAGGAATGTTGAATACTGCGCCGGCAGATGTCTTCACAGTATCTGCATTTACTGGAGCTCCACCTTTATTTTGAACAATAATGGCATGGACACCTGTACATTCTGCAGTTCTTATAATTGCTCCAAAATTTCTAGCATCTGTAATTTGGTCTAACAATAGAAATAGAGGAGTAGTAGCAGTATCTTCTAATACCTTTTGCACAACATCTTCCATTTCTGGAAACTCGATAGGAGAGATCTTTGCAACAACACCTTGATGGTTTCCTTGAGTAAGTTTTTGAAGTTTCTCTAAAGGAACATAAGAAATGTTGAAGCCTTTTTTGTTCAATAAAGTTAGAAG is from Gillisia sp. Hel1_33_143 and encodes:
- the rlmB gene encoding 23S rRNA (guanosine(2251)-2'-O)-methyltransferase RlmB, encoding MEDTTTIFGIRTVIEAIQSEKNIDKIYIQKGLNNSLFQELLTLLNKKGFNISYVPLEKLQKLTQGNHQGVVAKISPIEFPEMEDVVQKVLEDTATTPLFLLLDQITDARNFGAIIRTAECTGVHAIIVQNKGGAPVNADTVKTSAGAVFNIPICKVNHIKDAIYYLQGSGVNVVAATEKSDTTLYDTNLNQPTALVMGSEGRGINPSVLKIVNDRAKLPMFGTIGSLNVSVACGAFLYEIVRQRL